In the Zingiber officinale cultivar Zhangliang chromosome 5A, Zo_v1.1, whole genome shotgun sequence genome, GCGTGAGTGTGAGGAATCATGTTAGGAAAAGTTTAGAGGATAGATTAGCTTCGAGAAAAGAACTGGGAAAGTAAAGAAGCCACAAAAATTTATTCCCTCGCActgaattattaatttatttatttcgaTCACTAATTTATgaaatcaatttgatctccattttagggatcaaaattttaatttagtcacTAATTTAATGATGAAAATGAATTCCATCGTTAAATGAAATTAATTCGGTAGATAATTTAGTAACAAAATATTTGTTCCATTACTAATATTAATATTCGATCGTTGTTAATTAGTGATGGAATAAATATTTCATAGTTAATTTGGTTGCTaatagataattttctttttctttgcagcGTAAATAAAAGGATTATAGTAAATCGTTATACCTAGTGTCCTTGAAGTTGGACCAACAcggaaaagaaaagtatttttgataacgataataaaaaaaaatgctcTTTTAATTTAACCCCTTTATATGGTGATGAAGGACTACACTTGGGgttcaaattttgataaaataaatatcttccttatatgttagtcattatttcaaagactagtagtcgcccttaatttacctccttcgtgttgactCTAAGACGGATTGACGGAGATATTAGGgacgagcgtattcatcttttgtcgCCATGAAAGACTACACTTGATATCTTTTCAATAACCatatgtaataataataataataataataatattattattattattatttaaactctacgtttttaccatttttatgtttttttactttttctttttcacattttcattatttttatgtatttttttgttacattttcctttttttacatttttttatttttttattttttatgttttttaatttttaatttttaatttttattatttttacgtttttaaattttttaagtttttttccgattttttaaagtttttattattttcacttttttccatttttttactttttttatttttttaaacttttttattttttaaagtttttttttaatatattttttacattttttttacattttttattattttattttacattttctcaattttttttttaacatttttctcTTATCGGAGGATATTTTTGATAAAGAAAATTCGTTAAcctcggaatcaagaaaaaccttagttttcagAGATTTTCTATTTTCGGGTTGTAGGCTCCTTTtgttgacgtgtcgggcatggaatatTACTCGGGAACCATCGATTAACTAAACCAAAAAGagagtttttgttgataaccttggatggatgaCCAAGGTTATCGAGGATAATCTTAGATGGATGACCAAAATTATCAAGGATAACCTTCAATCAAACACATTCTTAGGATTCTAAGATTTAGGGTACTTGAAAGTTTGGAAAGAAGGGGGAAAAAATTGAAAAGAGATTTATGAAAAATTTACATAGGTATTTTATAACTTACAATTTTATACTAAGGAGAATTAATgcgtttttctttcttttttctttgttcATTTTATTTTGGTGCGTAACCCACCCTTCTATATCTCACCGATCTGTCCTGGGTTTATATATCAACATAAAGACATCAGAAAATGCATGTCCTAATAAAAATCATTCAACTTTTAATGAGCCGTAAAGAAAGAGCATTATACATGAAACACAATTATTAATTCATCTCCATCAGAGCAAGCACAGCATATATACATACATACTGAAAGACCAATCTTGTTTACTACTACAGACACAGGCAGCTGCTACTTATATTGACCAGGTTTTGCTTATACTTCtagtagagcttcaagaacctgAGCCTGCCAGAAATGGAAAGACTGAATCTATGAGAACTCATTCACTGAGATGTGTACGCACCAAATTTAGCAAGCAAACAAACAAGGCAGAATATATATAGTGACCAATGAACCTGCACGGCAGTACTATACCATGCAAGACAATGTGCATGATCACGTTGAATGAAATACCTAAAGCTTAGGGTCGAGTTAGCTTGATGACAACGAGTAATTAAGAAGTCTTATTCAAATCTTTATATACGAAATTAAACCACTGTATAATaacatttaaaataattaaatattgatTATATATAGCTTATGGGACAAGTATAATTAAGGTGACATATCACGTCAGAGTCACTTTCCATGTCTCCCTCTGAAGTCACAAAGGCAGCCATCCACGAAGAATCtcatctttttttcttttttctttttctcaaaTGAATAATTCATGttatttagtttcttttatttcttggtgATCAGAGATTATTAGATTTAATACTCTTTATGGAGTTAATAGATCGAATTGTTTAATTTCTTAGGAGGAATATTTCGAAGGCACCTTTGCTCCTGGTCTGCCGCGGCGGCGCCTCGGCGGCGGGCATTGTGGGTGGTGGGATAGTGGTAGAACGGCTCAGCCGCCGACTCGATGAGCTGGATGTCGCTGAGGAGGCGCTCGTAGTGGCGGACCACTTGGTCGATGGATTTCCCACCGCCGACGGCCCTGGCGACGCGGGCCCAGCGGTCGGGGGTGCCTTCCCCGTACCGCGCCAGCGCCACCTCGAACCGCTTGTTCTCCTCCATGCTCCACGCCTCCGCCTGCAGCCCGCTGCGTGTCGACGAGCCGGAGGACATGGCGGTGATCTCTGTGGCCTGCTGTGGCTTGGCCGTCGTCGCCATGGCTGCCTAATTATAAGGAGGAGAattaaggagaaggaggaggtggtggtggtggtggtggtggtggtggtggtggtggtggggcAGCGGTGCTTCGTTGGAGATTCTGCATGCATGCAGAGATGGAAGAATATTGAGCTGACCTTGTAAATCTTATGCAGATCTAAAGAGCTCGAATTGTATTCTAATTGTTCAGGATAGACTTCATGAGCAGTAGATCCTCctgtgatttttaattttttatatggtatttccataaaaaatcataataaaaaaatTCGAGCAGTTATTAATTACTTTAAGATCTGTACCAGTAAGAGAattgaaataaaagaaaacataaATATTCTTTACGAttataaaatacttttaaaatttaaatattttttttttttaaatggatgATTAGATTTGCTACATTTCATGGAACTGGAATGTTAGGTTAGGTTGCATTTTAAAATTAATGTGAGGACATAAGATTTGAGATATTAAGATAGTAtgaatatatatttaaataattaataagtgtTATAGTTATGAAATatgaaattataataaatataaaaataaaaataaagtattagtaatagtaaatatgataaaatttatttaaatataagtgatgatatagtagggataACACCTAATAACATAAAAAGATTTATATAGTGAATATTTATTTCGATCACTAATTTATGAAATCAATTTGATCTCTATTTTAgcgatcaaaattttaatttagtcgCTAATTTAATGATGAAAATGAATTCCATCGTTAAATGAAATTAATTCGGTAACTAATTTAGTAACAAAATATTTGTTCCATTactaatattaatatttgatcgTTAATTAGTGATGGAATAAATATTTCATAGTTAATTTGGTTGCTAATAgataattttcttcttctttgcagcGTAAATAAAAGGATTATAGTAAATCGTCATAGGTAGCTTCCTTGAAGTGGACCAACAcggaaaagaaaagtattttttataacaataataaaaaaaatgctctTTTAATTTAACCCCTTTTATATGGTGACGAAGGACTACACTTGGGGTTTGAATTTCGATAAAATTAAgataaatatctctcttatatgttaattattattctaaaaattagtaGTCATCCttaatttacctcttccgtgttggttCTAAGATGGATTGATGGAAGCATTAGGGGCGAGCGAattcaccttttaccaccatGAAAGACTACACTTGATATCTTTTCAATAACCAtctgtaataataataataataataataataatttttattattattattattattattattattattattattattattattatttaaactctacgaTTTTaccatttttatgttttttttactttttcattttcacatttttcattatttttatgtattttttttgttacatttcccttttttacaaattttatttttattttttattttttatgtttttaatttttaaattttaatttttattatttttaagtttttaaatttttaaatttttaaattttttaagttttttttattttttttccaattttttaaagtttttattattttcactttttctatttttttaactttttttttaaatttttttacgtttttttatatattttttaattttttttacgttttttctaattttttatatatttttttacattttctctattttttttttatatttttctcttatcGGAGAGTATTTTTGATAAAGAAAATTCGTTAACCTAGGAattaagaaaaaccttagttttccgAGATTTTCTAATTCCGGATTGCATGTTCCTTTTACTGACGTGTCGGACATGAAATATTTCTCGGGAACCATCGATTAACTAAATCAAAAAGAGTTTTTGTTGATAACTTTGGATGGATGACCAAGATTATCGAGGATAACCTTCAATCAAACACATTCTTAGGATTCTAAGATTTAGGGTACTTGAAAGTTTGGAAAGAAGGGGGAAAAAATTGGAAAGAGATTTATGAAAAATTTACATAGGTATTTTATAACACAATTTTATACTAAGGAGAATTAATCATTTTATATATCTCACCGATCTGTCCTGGGTTTATATATCAACATAAAGACATCAGAAAATGCATAATAAAAATCATTCAACTTTTAATGAGCCGTAAAGAAAGAGCATTATACATGAAACACAATTATTAATTCATCTCCATCAGAGCAAGCACAGCATATATACATACATACTGAAAGACCAATCTTGTTTACTACTACAGACACAGGCAGCTGCTACTTATATTGACCAGGTTTTGCTTATACTTCtagtagagcttcaagaacctgAGCCTGCCAGAAATGGAAAGACTGAATCTATGAGAACTCATTCACTGAGATGTGTACGCACCAAATTTAGCAAGCAAACAAACAAGGCAGAATATATATAGTGACCAATGAACCTGCACGGCAGTACTATACCATGCAAGACAATGTGCATGATCACGTTGAATGAAATACCTAAAGCTTAGGGTCGAGTTAGCTTGATGACAACGAGTAATTAAGAAGTCTTATTCAAATCTTTATATACGAAATTAAACCACTGTATAATaacatttaaaataattaaatattgatTATATATAGCTTATGGGACAAGTATAATTAAGGTGACATATCACGTCAGAGTCACTTTCCATGTCTCCCTCTGAAGTCACAAAGGCAGCCATCCACGAAGAATCtcatctttttttcttttttctttttctcaaaTGAATAATTCATGttatttagtttcttttatttcttggtgATCAGAGATTATTAGATTTAATACTCTTTATGGAGTTAATAGATCGAATTGTTTAATTTCTTAGGAGGAATATTTCGAAGGCACCTTTGCTCCTGGTCTGCCGCGGCGGCGCCTCGGCGGCGGGCATTGTGGGTGGTGGGATAGTGGTAGAACGGCTCAGCCGCCGACTCGATGAGCTGGATGTCGCTGAGGAGGCGCTCGTAGTGGCGGACCACTTGGTCGATGGATTTCCCACCGCCGACGGCCCTGGCGACGCGGGCCCAGCGGTCGGGGGTGCCTTCCCCGTACCGCGCCAGCGCCACCTCGAACCGCTTGTTCTCCTCCATGCTCCACGCCTCCGCCTGCAGCCCGCTGCGTGTCGACGAGCCGGAGGACATGGCGGTGATCTCTGTGGCCTGCTGTGGCTTGGCCGTCGTCGCCATGGCTGCCTAATTATAAGGAGGAGAattaaggagaaggaggaggtggtggtggtggtggtggtggtggtggtggtggtggtggggcAGCGGTGCTTCGTTGGAGATTCTGCATGCATGCAGAGATGGAAGAATATTGAGCTGACCTTGTAAATCTTATGCAGATCTAAAGAGCTCGAATTGTATTCTAATTGTTCAGGATAGACTTCATGAGCAGTAGATCCTCctgtgatttttaattttttatatggtatttccataaaaaatcataataaaaaaatTCGAGCAGTTATTAATTACTTTAAGATCTGTACCAGTAAGAGAattgaaataaaagaaaacataaATATTCTTTACGAttataaaatacttttaaaatttaaatattttttttttttaaatggatgATTAGATTTGCTACATTTCATGGAACTGGAATGTTAGGTTAGGTTGCATTTTAAAATTAATGTGAGGACATAAGATTTGAGATATTAAGATAGTAtgaatatatatttaaataattaataagtgtTATAGTTATGAAATatgaaattataataaatataaaaataaaaataaagtattAGTAATAgtaaaatatgataaaatttatttaaatataagtgatgatatagtagggataACACCTAATAACATAAAAAGATTTATATAGTGAATTCTATTTAATGAGATAAgactttattttattgttgttgttatatATACGGAAATAAATTTAAGAGAACTAGATGAATGGAGTTATACTAgtgaagttaatttaataatcttGAGATAATATTGAGTTGTTTGTAATTATTAACTCATTCAACATTTTTCTATATATAGTAAACAGACTTTAATTAGTAACTTAACTACACAAAGAAAAGGTACATGATGCTTTGTGTTCTAAGGAGCACGTAGATGACTGTGAATCTACTTGCTCAAAAGGTTAAGAAGATGCGAATCGAAAAGGTTCTCTTCAAACCTTTTAGGTCGTGTTTACGAGAGAAGATAAAAAATTGGGGAGAAAGGTGTTAGAGAATAAAGCGAGACAACTTTTAGAAGAAAGGAAATTTgcgacacgcaggccgggataaaGTATGGGCACGCAAGCAAGAATACCACATAAACACACAAGTTGAAATACCACCACCGTACGAAGGCCGGAATACACAATGGCTCGAAGGTCATATCAGTGCCGAAAGCGCACAGTGGTGTGGATCGGATACCGCATCGACGTCAAAACTATACTGCAGCGTAAGTCGGAGCATGGCCACAGCTATGCAGTCAGCGGAAGTCGTGGATCGGCCGATGACGGCTACTAGTGTGCACTGGGAAATGACAGCGGCATGCACGAGCGCGGGAAAAGTGGTGGCTCGGCTGCGGCTCCGGCGAGAGGATGAAAGGAGGAGGAAGGGCGGCGCAGGAAGGACCCGGCGGCAGCGAGATCCTCCGGCAAGGCAGCGCCGAATGGGGGTGACGGCGGCGCGTCCCTCACAGCTGTGGTGGCAACGAGGAAGGAAAATGCGCACTCCTCCCTCGGTTCCTCTTAGCTACGGAAGAAGAAAACCTCGCTAGCGTCAGCGTCGGTCTGACTGGCGACGATAGAAgcagggagaggaagaaggagaaggagatggTCTGGCTGGCGTtgtgagaagaaggaagaggcgcGGTGATCGATCTATTCGGCGGCAGCATcgtgaagaggagagggagaaggaggaccggaggaagaagaggaggggaGCGGTCAGAGGCCGGTGTCCGGCGTTGGCGTCGGCGAAGTgcatgagaggaagaagaaggtccgGTTCCGCTGGAGGCGACGGAATCCTTCCATGAAAACCAGCCCCCTCTCCATAGTAACCTCCGCTCACCTTAAAACCCTCCCCAATGAAAAAACCATTTTGCCCCTCTTCTTTCCTTTAACTTCCTCTATGCCCCTCAGCCCAAACCGTATCATTTACTAAACACTCTCACATTTTTAATTAGTTGTAAGAAGACTTGTTTCCTTTTATATAACTCATAGGGAGTTTCATCTGTACTCTGATATAGCTACTTATTAAGAATGTGGTTAGTCAAACGAATAGTTTGGTCCCACAAGATCTGGGATCACTAAAGGATAACAGTGATTaacgatagaaaattttattcatAATTATTTTGATCATCGATGTCATTTAGcgatgaaatttatttttcatctcTAATTAGTGAGGAAATTTAATTTCCATCGCTAACATTAGTGACGAAATATTTATTTCCATCGTTGATTTAGcaatgaaaattaatttatatttttcattgttAAACTAGATACGGAAATTAATATTCCATCACTAAATtagcatgaaaaatttattttcatcacTCATTTATGATaatttagtaatgaaaataaattttgttatgaattttcaataaaattttaataacacctcccatatttgaaaattttcattctATTTACATTCAACCATACATGATACATTCAATAATATTCACATTCATGATATATAATCCATTCACATTCAAATCCATTACATTCAACATTGATAAACACATTTAAATCCATTACAAACTACACTATCAACAAAGCAACCGAATGTCCAATTAAAAAGCTAAATTTAAAACATCTACATGGTTCAAAAATAACATAATTCACATCCATTACTTCCAACTCAAATCTCAAAAACTAATACATTCATCGTCACATTTCATCATCACATTTCACCATCCCATCctacaataaatataatatgataGGTTATGATTTCACttgtgtgtctaagtgtatatggACTTAGAGGGAACACACACAAACATCCGAGATAGTAGAAAATGCAAGCGTTCGTGAAGGATTGCACGGGAAGGAGTCAACATGCTTATTAAATCCTGAAggaattattgttggtgcaatatcccttgggtcaggttgacctggttgactaagtttgagttgactcaagcctgagtcttgatatttggatttcgatatttgataatatatggagattgcagatgcaatcatctgattgggaagattgttgatacaattcccctttggtcaaggactgaccaatttgatgtgaataagagtcaagtaggtcaaggttgaccgaatacttgactgggaaagtcctaactggatgttaggcaaggaaaatcctggtgagtgaagccaagtgaaagacctagtgagtgaagttagacagttggaaaatcttggtgagtaaagtcaggtgaaagatctagtgagtgaagctaggcaagtgaaagtcccggtgagtgaagccggacagtgggAAAGTCTCGATGAGTGAAGCGGGGCaatggtgaaaaccctagtgaatgaagttaggtgaaagtcccagtgaatgaacccgggcagtgggaaaattcggtgagtgaaggcaggtgaaaaccctagtgagtgaaattaggtgaaagtcctggtgagtgaagccaaacagatggaaagccttagtgagtgaagctaggcagatggaaagacctggtgagtgaagccaggcacgtggagatcaaggtgggttaaggttgactggacacctggtgttgggaagcccaagtaggtcaaaagattgaccggatacttggcacgaggataTCCAGATGactcaagggtgatcggacatctagtggaagaccaagtgggtcatggatgatcggacacttgacacgagacggtaagtccaagtgggtcaagattgaccggacacttgacataaggagaaaagtccaagtgggttaaaggattgaccggacacttggtgaagaaatcccagcaagtcaaggttgaccagatgctaggcagaaggagtctcaacaggtcacagttgatcggatgttggatttgggaaccttggactcgagtttaggcaagtcaaggttgggcaatcgatcggctgatcgattgacccaagcctaatcgatcaatgaatcgattgggagagtactGCGACAAGTAGTGACCCAATCGataggccgatcgattgggaacaagtGTCGCAAGCACAGAGagctacccaatcgatcagtcaattgaTCGGGCACCgccaatcaatcggccgatcgattgacagCTGgttttctcgcgcgatcgcgagaaaagctaaatcgatcagtcgatcgatttagGTAGCTTCTAgcgagcacagaggcactctaaatcgatcaaccaatcgattcaagcctcTTTAATCTATTGGTCGATTGATTTGGCTATGACCATTGCGCAGGATTAAAGTCGTTAGCGAGCGATCTCTTCAGCAGTTCTTCGCGAGCTTCACCCCGAACTTCACGTGACTTTCTCCAC is a window encoding:
- the LOC121983197 gene encoding protein RADIALIS-like 4: MSSGSSTRSGLQAEAWSMEENKRFEVALARYGEGTPDRWARVARAVGGGKSIDQVVRHYERLLSDIQLIESAAEPFYHYPTTHNARRRGAAAADQEQRLRFLKLY